The Manihot esculenta cultivar AM560-2 chromosome 11, M.esculenta_v8, whole genome shotgun sequence genome includes a region encoding these proteins:
- the LOC110625980 gene encoding serine carboxypeptidase-like 51 isoform X1 yields the protein MGNLSVLIACVVFLVSLLHEAIATAARTQNGSEAWGYVQVRPKAHMFWWLYRSPYRVENPSKPWPVILWLQGGPGASGVGLGNFQEIGPLNLNLKPRNSTWLRMADLLFVDNPVGTGYSYVEESNLFVKTDEEAATDLTILLEEIFNRIESLQKSPLYIVAESYGGKFAVTLGLSALQAIESGKLKGKLGGVVLGDTWISPEDFVLSWGPLLKDVSRLDNNGVEKANSLAEKIKQQIGDGQYASATNSWAELEGVISRSSSSVDFYNFLLDSGMDSVSLTAAELSQGMAMKRYIRYLSSLGSSPGGDGDIDSLMNGPIKKKLKIIPDNISWGGQADEVFSNLAGDFMRPRINEVDELLAKGVNVTVYNGQLDLICATKGTEAWVDKLKWEGLPSFLKMDRAPLYCGNDILTRGFTKSYKNFHFYWILGAGHFVPVDQACIALNMIGAITESPAASSA from the exons ATGGGAAACTTGAGTGTTCTCATTGCTTGTGTTGTGTTCTTGGTTTCTCTGCTTCATGAAGCCATAGCCACAGCTGCAAGAACCCAGAACGGGTCAGAAGCTTGGGGATATGTACAAGTCAGACCTA AAGCACACATGTTTTGGTGGCTTTATAGAAGTCCTTACAGAGTTGAAAATCCCTCCAAGCCATGGCCAGTTATTCTTTGGTTGCAGGGTGGGCCT GGAGCATCAGGTGTTGGTTTAGGGAATTTTCAAGAAATTGGCCCACTGAATCTCAATCTAAAGCCAAGAAATTCAACCTGGCTGAGAATGGCTGATCTCTTATTTGTG GATAATCCAGTTGGTACAGGATACAGTTATGTAGAGGAATCAAATTTATTTGTGAAAACTGATGAAGAGGCAGCAACTGATTTAACCATATTGTTGGAGGAAATATTCAACAGAATTGAAAGCCTGCAGAAAAGTCCTTTGTATATAGTAGCAGAGTCTTATGGAGGCAAATTTGCAGTAACTCTTGGATTATCAGCTCTTCAAGCTATAGAATCAGGAAAATTGAAGGGTAAACTTGGAG GAGTTGTATTGGGTGATACTTGGATCTCCCCAGAAGATTTTGTG CTTTCATGGGGTCCTCTTCTCAAAGATGTCTCAAGGCTAGATAACAATGGGGTTGAGAAGGCAAACAG TTTAGCAGAGAAGATTAAGCAGCAAATTGGCGACGGCCAGTATGCTTCTGCAACAAATTCTTGGGCAGAACTTGAGGGAGTAATTAGCAGAAGCAGTAGCTCAGTG gatTTTTACAATTTTCTCTTAGATTCTGGAATGGACTCAGTATCTCTAACAGCAGCAGAACTCTCACAAGGAATGGCAATGAAGAGGTACATTAGATATCTTAGCTCTTTGGGGTCATCTCCTGGTGGTGATGGTGATATTGATAGCTTGATGAATGGtccaattaaaaagaaattaaagattATTCCAGATAATATTAG CTGGGGGGGACAGGCAGATGAAGTATTCAGCAATTTGGCAGGTGATTTCATGAGACCAAGAATTAATGag GTGGATGAGCTTCTGGCTAAAGGGGTGAATGTGACTGTCTATAATGGGCAA CTTGATTTGATTTGTGCAACCAAGGGCACTGAAGCATGGGTGGACAAACTTAA ATGGGAAGGGCTTCCTAGCTTCTTGAAGATGGATAGAGCCCCTCTATACTGCGGTAATGATATTCTCACAAGAGGATTCACCAAATCCTACAAAAACTTCCATTTTTATTGGATTCTCGGAGCTGGCCATTTT GTACCAGTAGACCAAGCCTGCATTGCGTTAAACATGATAGGGGCAATCACAGAGTCGCCAGCAGCTTCTTCTGCATAG
- the LOC110626007 gene encoding serine carboxypeptidase-like 51 isoform X1 → MENFLLFSLSLFLLIPLLHGGTAIADKTKAGSEEWGYVRVRPKAHMFWWLYRSPNRVENPSKPWPIILWLQGGPGASGVSIGNFEEVGPLDTQFKPRNSTWLQVADLLFVDNPVGTGFSFVEDINLLVKNDVEAAADLTKLLQMIFNRNKSLQRSPLYIVAESYGGKFAVTLALSALKAIEEGRLKLKLGGVALGDSWISPEDFVLSWGPLLKDISRLDKKDFQIIHSMAQKIKQQIREGLYVNATNAWSDLEDSVTQRTGNVDFYNFMLAGTVSGSSSVIASTTRRQFSKEIALKKYSKYLKSARYIPGGNDDEESDFINKIRKKIKIIPDDIKFGQQSELVFEAMEGDFMKARIKEVDELLSKGVNVTIYNGQLDLICATRGTEAWVEKLKWEGLQNFQKKDRRALFCGKERLVRGFTKSYKNLHFYWILGAGHFVPVDEPCITLKMISSITQSPAALTS, encoded by the exons atggaaaactttcttctcttttccctctctctcttcctcttgATTCCTCTGCTTCATGGAGGAACAGCCATTGCTGACAAAACAAAAGCTGGATCAGAAGAATGGGGATATGTTAGAGTCAGACCCA AGGCACACATGTTCTGGTGGCTTTATAGAAGTCCAAACAGAGTTGAGAATCCTTCCAAGCCATGGCCTATCATTCTTTGGCTACAGGGAGGACCT ggTGCATCAGGTGTTTCAATAGGGAATTTTGAGGAGGTTGGTCCATTGGACACCCAATTTAAACCTCGAAATTCAACATGGCTACAAGTTGCTGATCTCTTGTTTGTG GATAATCCAGTTGGAACAGGATTCAGTTTTGTTGAGGACATAAATCTCTTGGTGAAAAATGATGTAGAGGCAGCAGCAGATTTAACTAAATTATTGCAGATGATTTTTAACAGAAATAAGAGCCTGCAGAGAAGTCCTCTGTACATTGTTGCAGAATCCTATGGAGGAAAATTTGCAGTAACTCTTGCATTGTCTGCTCTAAAAGCCATTGAAGAAGGGAGATTGAAGCTTAAACTTGGAG GAGTGGCACTGGGAGATAGTTGGATTTCTCCTGAAGATTTTGTG CTTTCATGGGGTCCTCTTCTGAAAGATATCTCCAGGCTAGACAAGAAAGATTTTCAGATTATACACAG TATGGCTCAGAAGATTAAGCAACAAATCAGAGAAGGTCTCTATGTTAATGCAACAAATGCTTGGAGTGATCTTGAAGATTCTGTAACCCAAAGAACCGGCAATGtg gatttttataatttcatgtTGGCCGGTACAGTATCTGGTTCATCATCAGTAATAGCTTCAACAACAAGAAGGCAATTTTCTAAGGAAATTGCATTGAAGAAatattctaaatatttaaaGTCTGCGAGGTATATTCCAGGTGGAAATGATGACGAAGAAAgtgattttataaataaaattagaaagaaAATCAAGATCATCCCTGATGATATCAA ATTTGGTCAACAGTCTGAATTAGTATTTGAAGCAATGGAAGGTGATTTTATGAAAGCAAGAATTAAAGAG GTTGATGAGCTTTTATCTAAAGGGGTAAATGTGACTATATATAATGGGCAG CTTGATCTGATTTGTGCAACAAGGGGGACAGAAGCATGGGTTGAGAAGCTCAA GTGGGAAGGGCTGCAGAATTTTCAGAAAAAAGACAGAAGAGCTTTGTTTTGTGGTAAAGAAAGGCTTGTAAGAGGATTCACAAAGTCATACAAGAATTTGCATTTCTATTGGATTCTTGGAGCTGGCCATTTT GTTCCAGTGGATGAGCCCTGCATTACGTTAAAGATGATAAGTTCCATAACACAATCGCCTGCAGCTCTAACTAGTTAG
- the LOC110626007 gene encoding serine carboxypeptidase-like 51 isoform X2 produces the protein MFWWLYRSPNRVENPSKPWPIILWLQGGPGASGVSIGNFEEVGPLDTQFKPRNSTWLQVADLLFVDNPVGTGFSFVEDINLLVKNDVEAAADLTKLLQMIFNRNKSLQRSPLYIVAESYGGKFAVTLALSALKAIEEGRLKLKLGGVALGDSWISPEDFVLSWGPLLKDISRLDKKDFQIIHSMAQKIKQQIREGLYVNATNAWSDLEDSVTQRTGNVDFYNFMLAGTVSGSSSVIASTTRRQFSKEIALKKYSKYLKSARYIPGGNDDEESDFINKIRKKIKIIPDDIKFGQQSELVFEAMEGDFMKARIKEVDELLSKGVNVTIYNGQLDLICATRGTEAWVEKLKWEGLQNFQKKDRRALFCGKERLVRGFTKSYKNLHFYWILGAGHFVPVDEPCITLKMISSITQSPAALTS, from the exons ATGTTCTGGTGGCTTTATAGAAGTCCAAACAGAGTTGAGAATCCTTCCAAGCCATGGCCTATCATTCTTTGGCTACAGGGAGGACCT ggTGCATCAGGTGTTTCAATAGGGAATTTTGAGGAGGTTGGTCCATTGGACACCCAATTTAAACCTCGAAATTCAACATGGCTACAAGTTGCTGATCTCTTGTTTGTG GATAATCCAGTTGGAACAGGATTCAGTTTTGTTGAGGACATAAATCTCTTGGTGAAAAATGATGTAGAGGCAGCAGCAGATTTAACTAAATTATTGCAGATGATTTTTAACAGAAATAAGAGCCTGCAGAGAAGTCCTCTGTACATTGTTGCAGAATCCTATGGAGGAAAATTTGCAGTAACTCTTGCATTGTCTGCTCTAAAAGCCATTGAAGAAGGGAGATTGAAGCTTAAACTTGGAG GAGTGGCACTGGGAGATAGTTGGATTTCTCCTGAAGATTTTGTG CTTTCATGGGGTCCTCTTCTGAAAGATATCTCCAGGCTAGACAAGAAAGATTTTCAGATTATACACAG TATGGCTCAGAAGATTAAGCAACAAATCAGAGAAGGTCTCTATGTTAATGCAACAAATGCTTGGAGTGATCTTGAAGATTCTGTAACCCAAAGAACCGGCAATGtg gatttttataatttcatgtTGGCCGGTACAGTATCTGGTTCATCATCAGTAATAGCTTCAACAACAAGAAGGCAATTTTCTAAGGAAATTGCATTGAAGAAatattctaaatatttaaaGTCTGCGAGGTATATTCCAGGTGGAAATGATGACGAAGAAAgtgattttataaataaaattagaaagaaAATCAAGATCATCCCTGATGATATCAA ATTTGGTCAACAGTCTGAATTAGTATTTGAAGCAATGGAAGGTGATTTTATGAAAGCAAGAATTAAAGAG GTTGATGAGCTTTTATCTAAAGGGGTAAATGTGACTATATATAATGGGCAG CTTGATCTGATTTGTGCAACAAGGGGGACAGAAGCATGGGTTGAGAAGCTCAA GTGGGAAGGGCTGCAGAATTTTCAGAAAAAAGACAGAAGAGCTTTGTTTTGTGGTAAAGAAAGGCTTGTAAGAGGATTCACAAAGTCATACAAGAATTTGCATTTCTATTGGATTCTTGGAGCTGGCCATTTT GTTCCAGTGGATGAGCCCTGCATTACGTTAAAGATGATAAGTTCCATAACACAATCGCCTGCAGCTCTAACTAGTTAG
- the LOC110625980 gene encoding serine carboxypeptidase-like 51 isoform X2 — protein sequence MASYSLVAGWACVGLGNFQEIGPLNLNLKPRNSTWLRMADLLFVDNPVGTGYSYVEESNLFVKTDEEAATDLTILLEEIFNRIESLQKSPLYIVAESYGGKFAVTLGLSALQAIESGKLKGKLGGVVLGDTWISPEDFVLSWGPLLKDVSRLDNNGVEKANSLAEKIKQQIGDGQYASATNSWAELEGVISRSSSSVDFYNFLLDSGMDSVSLTAAELSQGMAMKRYIRYLSSLGSSPGGDGDIDSLMNGPIKKKLKIIPDNISWGGQADEVFSNLAGDFMRPRINEVDELLAKGVNVTVYNGQLDLICATKGTEAWVDKLKWEGLPSFLKMDRAPLYCGNDILTRGFTKSYKNFHFYWILGAGHFVPVDQACIALNMIGAITESPAASSA from the exons ATGGCCAGTTATTCTTTGGTTGCAGGGTGGGCCT GTGTTGGTTTAGGGAATTTTCAAGAAATTGGCCCACTGAATCTCAATCTAAAGCCAAGAAATTCAACCTGGCTGAGAATGGCTGATCTCTTATTTGTG GATAATCCAGTTGGTACAGGATACAGTTATGTAGAGGAATCAAATTTATTTGTGAAAACTGATGAAGAGGCAGCAACTGATTTAACCATATTGTTGGAGGAAATATTCAACAGAATTGAAAGCCTGCAGAAAAGTCCTTTGTATATAGTAGCAGAGTCTTATGGAGGCAAATTTGCAGTAACTCTTGGATTATCAGCTCTTCAAGCTATAGAATCAGGAAAATTGAAGGGTAAACTTGGAG GAGTTGTATTGGGTGATACTTGGATCTCCCCAGAAGATTTTGTG CTTTCATGGGGTCCTCTTCTCAAAGATGTCTCAAGGCTAGATAACAATGGGGTTGAGAAGGCAAACAG TTTAGCAGAGAAGATTAAGCAGCAAATTGGCGACGGCCAGTATGCTTCTGCAACAAATTCTTGGGCAGAACTTGAGGGAGTAATTAGCAGAAGCAGTAGCTCAGTG gatTTTTACAATTTTCTCTTAGATTCTGGAATGGACTCAGTATCTCTAACAGCAGCAGAACTCTCACAAGGAATGGCAATGAAGAGGTACATTAGATATCTTAGCTCTTTGGGGTCATCTCCTGGTGGTGATGGTGATATTGATAGCTTGATGAATGGtccaattaaaaagaaattaaagattATTCCAGATAATATTAG CTGGGGGGGACAGGCAGATGAAGTATTCAGCAATTTGGCAGGTGATTTCATGAGACCAAGAATTAATGag GTGGATGAGCTTCTGGCTAAAGGGGTGAATGTGACTGTCTATAATGGGCAA CTTGATTTGATTTGTGCAACCAAGGGCACTGAAGCATGGGTGGACAAACTTAA ATGGGAAGGGCTTCCTAGCTTCTTGAAGATGGATAGAGCCCCTCTATACTGCGGTAATGATATTCTCACAAGAGGATTCACCAAATCCTACAAAAACTTCCATTTTTATTGGATTCTCGGAGCTGGCCATTTT GTACCAGTAGACCAAGCCTGCATTGCGTTAAACATGATAGGGGCAATCACAGAGTCGCCAGCAGCTTCTTCTGCATAG